A window of the Bdellovibrio sp. ZAP7 genome harbors these coding sequences:
- a CDS encoding HD domain-containing phosphohydrolase yields the protein MRSLDLAAVSQDPRFTKRATELAQIFSFEFESFDDPDTFFEKTESYKSITCILLDCAKIEKPNEAAGMVQVACQVAADSYIIAVVNSKLKPEDARIVKTSGASLVLMENEFYSTSKLEFVTTQVIRSAFIPIKVYDLMPDTETAFPLFYMMPVNKKFLKVAKPETKLNSAFLKKFSEMGELYLRRQDLKNWVEYSRSFNTNDEASALRRCRLQFLQMSQSFLALALMISDQSSAASFALGKELYGTCESFAKSLLTSLGEVKNPFDVINSSSVGDFGSLERAPAIAAYAAVLSQEAKIGTALEVMIAALLSDIGYLELSPSTSAKLRAHEIEAMHGEELMEYQKHPIYSLNQCLARKIPLSEPMKMMILQSHERMDQKGFPHRINPDKILEEAMLIRFCWELDGKTQVRIGETRPNIKSIIEDLVNIATSDKGNYSIGFTMKTGPVLKEIHLKPETHWP from the coding sequence ATGAGAAGTCTCGACTTAGCAGCGGTCTCTCAAGATCCAAGATTCACCAAAAGGGCCACAGAGCTCGCGCAGATTTTCTCGTTTGAATTTGAAAGCTTCGATGATCCTGACACTTTCTTTGAAAAAACCGAATCCTATAAATCCATCACCTGTATTCTATTAGACTGTGCAAAAATTGAAAAACCCAATGAAGCTGCCGGAATGGTGCAGGTCGCCTGTCAGGTGGCTGCTGATAGCTATATTATCGCGGTTGTGAACTCTAAACTTAAACCCGAAGACGCCCGCATCGTAAAAACATCTGGTGCCTCTTTGGTGCTTATGGAAAATGAATTCTATTCCACCAGCAAACTGGAGTTCGTAACCACTCAGGTGATTCGTTCCGCATTTATACCCATCAAGGTCTATGATTTGATGCCAGATACGGAAACCGCTTTTCCATTATTTTACATGATGCCCGTAAACAAGAAGTTCCTAAAAGTTGCCAAACCCGAAACCAAGCTTAATTCCGCCTTCTTAAAAAAGTTTTCCGAAATGGGTGAGCTTTATTTACGACGGCAGGATTTAAAAAACTGGGTTGAATACAGTCGAAGCTTTAATACAAACGATGAAGCAAGTGCCCTGCGCCGTTGCCGTCTCCAATTTTTACAGATGAGTCAGTCCTTTTTAGCTCTGGCTCTTATGATCAGTGATCAAAGTTCAGCAGCATCGTTTGCCTTAGGCAAAGAGCTCTATGGAACTTGCGAGAGTTTTGCTAAATCACTTCTCACGTCCTTAGGTGAAGTCAAAAATCCTTTCGATGTGATCAACAGCTCCTCGGTGGGTGACTTCGGGTCCCTGGAGCGTGCTCCTGCTATCGCCGCCTATGCAGCGGTCCTAAGCCAGGAAGCTAAGATTGGAACAGCCTTAGAAGTAATGATCGCGGCCCTTCTTTCTGATATTGGCTATCTTGAACTCTCCCCTTCAACATCTGCAAAATTGCGTGCCCATGAAATCGAAGCCATGCACGGCGAAGAACTTATGGAATACCAAAAGCATCCCATCTATAGCTTGAATCAGTGCCTGGCCCGTAAAATTCCATTAAGTGAGCCCATGAAAATGATGATTCTGCAAAGCCACGAACGCATGGATCAAAAAGGATTCCCTCACAGAATCAACCCCGACAAAATTTTGGAAGAAGCCATGCTGATTAGATTTTGTTGGGAGCTTGATGGCAAAACCCAGGTGCGCATTGGCGAAACACGACCTAACATTAAAAGCATCATCGAAGATCTGGTCAATATCGCGACTTCGGATAAAGGAAATTACTCCATTGGATTTACCATGAAGACAGGTCCCGTTTTAAAAGAGATTCATCTAAAACCAGAAACCCATTGGCCCTGA
- a CDS encoding SRPBCC domain-containing protein has protein sequence MQTSQQKSNFPSVHKHSTPQSQLLTLDRAFDVPVEELFKAFTSSEALKAWWWPQGLYADRVDIDFRVGGRVFINMKGYDKGGGGMISTYEEIVDNERIVMTDQFADENGKAITAQEAKMPGEWPEVGYITLDFLAEGADASRLALSQEGVPNELQSDCVQGWMQSFDKLEKYLASERH, from the coding sequence ATGCAAACCTCCCAACAGAAAAGCAACTTTCCCTCAGTTCATAAACATTCCACCCCTCAATCACAGCTCTTAACGCTTGATCGAGCATTTGATGTTCCCGTCGAAGAACTGTTTAAAGCCTTCACCAGCTCTGAAGCTTTAAAAGCGTGGTGGTGGCCTCAAGGGCTGTATGCAGATCGTGTCGATATTGATTTCCGCGTAGGCGGCCGGGTTTTCATTAACATGAAAGGGTACGATAAGGGCGGTGGAGGAATGATCAGCACCTACGAAGAGATCGTCGATAACGAACGGATTGTTATGACGGATCAGTTCGCAGATGAAAATGGGAAAGCTATTACTGCTCAAGAAGCTAAAATGCCCGGTGAGTGGCCGGAGGTAGGTTACATCACGCTGGATTTTTTAGCGGAAGGAGCTGACGCAAGTCGCTTGGCACTATCCCAAGAAGGTGTGCCAAATGAATTGCAAAGTGACTGCGTTCAAGGCTGGATGCAATCTTTCGATAAGCTGGAAAAATATTTGGCGTCTGAAAGGCACTAA
- a CDS encoding glycoside hydrolase family 44 protein, with product MMKGIGAFRMGGNRWTTYNWENNATNSGTDYNNTSGNRVCDLVNCGSRSEVAGEAVRLGVKLAYSYEATPLVTIPIVDYIAADKNGTITQAASPTNMRFRQNLDRKPSSVSSAVANLSDNYVYQDEALKFFQDTFKTDLSSGRKIFYSLDNEPGIWKSTHPLIHPTKTTYAEMKEKTIRFASMIKEQAPNSMVFGAVAYGFNEMMSLQDAPDRSNGEYMSWFLQQMAAAEKSYGKRLVDVIDMHWGSEARGDGYRVLDETAPQTAAVIAARLQAPRSLWDPTYKETSWIADDYLNAPIQWIPRLKDRINKYYPGTKISFSEYNHGGGQIISGGIAEADVLGIFGREDVFFATHWDREDSPYIYGAMKLFVNYDGAGGRVGDISVRAVSTNNEKTSVYAMQSSTDSSKIYLVILNKTSAALSTKIAIANSSGYTQGAAYQIADGSPTPKALGSISVSGSEVYYTMPAMSVTTLVLSK from the coding sequence ATGATGAAGGGTATCGGTGCTTTTCGTATGGGCGGAAATCGCTGGACGACTTATAACTGGGAAAACAACGCCACGAACAGTGGTACCGACTATAACAATACCAGCGGCAACCGTGTTTGCGACCTGGTAAATTGCGGCAGTCGCAGCGAGGTTGCCGGAGAGGCCGTGCGCCTAGGCGTGAAGTTAGCTTACTCATACGAAGCAACCCCGCTTGTGACCATTCCCATTGTGGATTACATCGCTGCCGACAAAAATGGTACGATCACACAGGCCGCAAGTCCCACGAACATGCGCTTCCGTCAAAACTTGGACCGTAAACCAAGCAGCGTGAGCTCTGCCGTTGCGAACTTGTCTGATAATTATGTTTATCAAGACGAAGCCCTTAAATTCTTCCAGGATACTTTCAAAACAGACTTGTCTTCGGGTCGCAAGATTTTCTATAGCTTGGACAACGAGCCCGGAATTTGGAAATCGACACACCCTTTGATCCATCCTACAAAAACGACATATGCGGAAATGAAAGAAAAAACAATTCGCTTTGCAAGTATGATCAAAGAGCAAGCTCCGAATTCTATGGTGTTTGGTGCTGTGGCATACGGCTTTAATGAAATGATGAGCTTGCAAGACGCTCCGGACCGCTCGAACGGTGAATACATGTCGTGGTTCTTGCAACAAATGGCTGCCGCTGAAAAATCCTACGGCAAGCGCCTGGTAGATGTGATCGATATGCACTGGGGTTCTGAAGCTCGTGGTGATGGTTATCGCGTACTTGACGAGACAGCTCCACAAACAGCTGCGGTGATTGCTGCTCGCTTGCAAGCGCCTCGCTCTTTGTGGGACCCGACCTATAAAGAAACCAGCTGGATTGCGGATGACTATTTAAATGCGCCAATTCAATGGATCCCGCGCTTGAAAGATCGTATTAACAAGTATTATCCAGGAACTAAAATTTCCTTCTCGGAATACAATCACGGCGGTGGCCAAATTATTTCTGGTGGTATCGCCGAAGCCGATGTCTTAGGTATCTTTGGTCGCGAGGACGTGTTCTTTGCGACTCACTGGGACCGGGAAGACTCCCCTTACATTTATGGCGCAATGAAGCTTTTCGTGAACTACGATGGCGCCGGTGGCCGCGTGGGTGATATCTCAGTTCGCGCGGTTTCAACGAATAACGAAAAAACATCTGTGTATGCGATGCAGTCATCGACGGATTCTTCTAAGATTTATCTGGTGATCTTAAATAAAACGTCCGCGGCGCTTTCTACTAAAATCGCCATTGCCAATAGCAGTGGTTATACACAAGGAGCCGCATACCAGATTGCTGATGGCAGTCCCACGCCGAAGGCATTAGGCAGCATCTCCGTCTCAGGCTCCGAAGTTTACTACACGATGCCAGCGATGAGTGTGACGACACTGGTTCTCTCAAAATAG
- the ppk2 gene encoding polyphosphate kinase 2, producing MTKKQSMRALDKHHSEPLSSKVFAAEIRKLHIELVKLQRWVVHKGLRVCIVFEGRDGAGKGGTIKALTERVNPRVFRVVALPAPTEREKSQMYLQRYVPHFPAAGEIVIFDRSWYNRAGVERVMGWCPEEQVEVFLQNAPLLEKTMVDSGIILLKYWLEVSPKEQERRLKDRIKDGRKTWKLSEMDLKSYDRWDDYTKARDDMFKKTNTSWAPWYFAISEDKKRVRLNIIKHILSQIEYKNIKEKPIELPKRKIKHESSHHGKVRLVPEDLWNS from the coding sequence ATGACCAAGAAACAAAGCATGAGAGCTCTGGATAAGCATCATTCCGAACCTCTCAGTTCAAAAGTCTTCGCAGCGGAAATTAGGAAATTACACATAGAGCTTGTGAAACTGCAACGTTGGGTTGTGCACAAAGGCCTCCGCGTTTGTATTGTCTTTGAAGGCCGCGATGGCGCCGGCAAAGGTGGAACTATTAAAGCCCTGACCGAAAGAGTCAACCCTCGGGTTTTTCGCGTGGTTGCCCTGCCCGCTCCTACCGAGCGGGAAAAAAGTCAGATGTACCTGCAGCGCTATGTTCCGCACTTCCCTGCGGCTGGTGAGATCGTGATCTTTGACCGAAGCTGGTACAACCGCGCCGGCGTAGAACGAGTTATGGGGTGGTGCCCGGAAGAACAGGTGGAAGTGTTTTTACAGAATGCTCCTCTGTTAGAAAAAACCATGGTCGATTCGGGGATCATTTTATTGAAATACTGGTTAGAGGTAAGCCCCAAGGAACAAGAGCGCCGCCTGAAGGACCGAATCAAAGACGGTCGAAAAACTTGGAAGCTTTCGGAAATGGATTTGAAATCCTATGATCGTTGGGATGATTACACGAAGGCTCGTGACGATATGTTTAAGAAAACCAACACGTCATGGGCGCCTTGGTATTTCGCCATTTCAGAGGATAAAAAGCGCGTTCGTTTGAATATCATCAAACACATCTTAAGCCAGATCGAATACAAAAATATTAAAGAAAAGCCCATCGAACTTCCGAAAAGAAAAATCAAACATGAAAGCAGCCATCACGGGAAAGTTCGTCTCGTGCCGGAGGATTTATGGAACTCGTGA
- the msrB gene encoding peptide-methionine (R)-S-oxide reductase MsrB: MGKFLGLFITMLLFAGSLSAKEGDYKKPSDAELKKRLTPMQYQCTQQAATERPFNNAYWDNKKEGIYVDIVSGEPLFSSTDKYDSGTGWPSFTKAIDDNAVVTRADHEMSVERTELRSKGADSHLGHLFDDGPADKGGKRYCINSAALKFIPKEEMEAKGYGRYLKLFTKKSK, translated from the coding sequence ATGGGTAAATTTCTTGGGTTATTCATAACAATGCTGTTGTTTGCGGGATCATTGTCGGCGAAAGAAGGCGATTATAAAAAACCCTCTGATGCTGAGTTAAAGAAAAGACTGACTCCCATGCAGTATCAGTGCACACAACAAGCTGCAACGGAAAGACCCTTTAATAATGCCTATTGGGATAATAAAAAAGAAGGGATCTATGTCGATATCGTTAGTGGTGAGCCTCTTTTTAGCTCAACAGATAAATATGATTCTGGTACGGGCTGGCCCAGCTTCACCAAAGCCATTGATGACAATGCGGTTGTGACTAGGGCAGATCATGAAATGTCGGTGGAAAGAACAGAGCTTCGTTCCAAAGGCGCAGACTCCCACTTAGGACATTTATTCGACGACGGCCCGGCGGATAAAGGTGGTAAACGCTATTGCATTAATTCTGCCGCCTTGAAATTTATCCCGAAAGAAGAGATGGAAGCCAAAGGCTATGGCCGCTATCTAAAACTCTTTACTAAAAAGTCCAAATAG
- a CDS encoding methyl-accepting chemotaxis protein has protein sequence MNFRQSFTRSRSWMFLISLYLHLPVFSYLAATNGHSQWLAWGGSLFILSVPTALYFMGNATALLPNLLAMTIMCFSGMLIHLGNGMIEMHFHVFVALAFCLSFGMLSAILTAAATIAVHHLAFFMWLPKSVFNYEAGFGIVLLHATFVILEAIPLMLIARRYGAFISLQDTTIAQLTNISGKNFEGCTTIEDTGKKLDESAGSVSRGLENSLKMLQDLTSQVTLNTTSAKEAESLSTTSREIATDGAKHIRELIDSIKKISSSANEINNIVTVIEDIAFQTNLLALNASVEAARAGEHGRGFGVVAEAVRTLAQRCSSSAKDISALVKGNVDTIKAGEKSADLSNKSLSEILSSIERVQTLNKEIATSSVAQGQELSNVTETIHSVEALTAQNTDYANNLNETSAQLLSDAQILTELVSSMKDSAGSNKAA, from the coding sequence ATGAACTTTAGACAATCGTTTACCCGCTCTCGCTCGTGGATGTTTTTAATAAGCTTGTATTTGCACCTTCCGGTGTTTTCGTACCTAGCAGCCACCAATGGTCACAGCCAGTGGCTTGCCTGGGGAGGCAGTCTTTTTATTTTATCTGTGCCGACGGCTCTGTACTTTATGGGTAATGCCACGGCCCTTCTGCCTAATTTACTAGCGATGACGATCATGTGTTTTTCCGGAATGTTGATCCATCTGGGTAATGGCATGATCGAAATGCACTTTCACGTGTTCGTCGCCCTGGCCTTCTGTTTAAGCTTTGGTATGCTGAGTGCAATTCTAACAGCGGCAGCAACGATTGCGGTTCACCATTTGGCATTCTTTATGTGGTTACCTAAGAGTGTCTTTAATTACGAAGCCGGCTTTGGTATCGTGCTTTTGCATGCAACTTTCGTGATTCTGGAAGCGATTCCATTGATGTTGATTGCTCGCCGTTACGGCGCCTTCATTTCTTTGCAAGATACAACGATCGCCCAATTAACGAACATTTCCGGCAAGAACTTTGAGGGCTGTACGACCATCGAAGACACAGGAAAAAAATTGGATGAGTCCGCTGGAAGTGTCAGCCGTGGTCTCGAAAACTCTCTTAAGATGCTCCAAGACCTGACTTCACAGGTGACACTAAATACGACATCTGCGAAGGAAGCTGAGTCCCTTTCCACGACTTCTCGCGAAATCGCGACAGATGGTGCAAAACACATCCGGGAACTTATCGACTCAATTAAAAAAATCTCTTCAAGTGCCAATGAGATTAATAACATCGTGACTGTAATTGAAGACATTGCTTTCCAAACGAACTTGCTGGCGTTGAATGCCTCCGTGGAAGCGGCTCGTGCTGGTGAGCACGGTCGTGGTTTCGGCGTGGTTGCAGAAGCAGTGCGTACCCTGGCACAACGCTGCTCAAGCTCTGCCAAAGATATTTCTGCTTTGGTTAAAGGAAATGTCGATACGATTAAGGCTGGCGAAAAGAGCGCGGACCTTAGCAATAAGTCTTTAAGCGAAATCCTAAGCTCCATTGAGCGGGTGCAAACTTTGAATAAAGAGATCGCGACGTCCAGCGTGGCACAAGGTCAAGAGCTGAGCAACGTGACTGAGACAATTCATTCTGTAGAAGCACTAACTGCACAGAATACAGACTATGCCAATAACCTAAATGAAACTTCAGCACAGCTTTTGTCAGATGCTCAGATTCTGACCGAGCTGGTAAGCTCGATGAAAGATTCAGCGGGCTCAAACAAAGCCGCTTAA